The window TTCGGCTTCATCGAGGGTTTTCGCGTCGAGGTGCTCGACCCGCGCTTCCATCGGATCGTGCCCGGCTCGGCCCGGATGGAGCGGTTGTGGACCGGGGCGCGCTGGTCGGAGGGGCCCGCCTGGTTCCCAGCGCACCAGACGCTGGTCTGGTCCGACATCCCCAACGACCGGATGATGCGCTATGACGCGCTCACCGGCCAGGTCGGCGTATTCCGCCAGCCGGCGCGAAACTCGAACGGCAACACGGTCGACCGCCAGGGCCGGCTCGTCACCTGCGAGCATGGCGGGCGGCAGGTGACGCGCACCGAGCATGACGGCTCCGTTACCGTGCTGGCGAGCCATTACCAGGGCAAGCGGCTGAACTCGCCGAACGATGTGGTGGTGAAGTCGGACGGCTCGATTTGGTTCACCGATCCCGACTACGGCATCCTCACCGATTACGAGGGCGACAAGGCCGAGAGCGAGATCGGCCGCTGCAATGTCTACCGCATCGATCCGCAAAGCGGTGAGGTGACCATCGCCTCCGACGATTTCATCAAGCCGAACGG is drawn from Bosea sp. Tri-49 and contains these coding sequences:
- a CDS encoding SMP-30/gluconolactonase/LRE family protein — translated: MFGFIEGFRVEVLDPRFHRIVPGSARMERLWTGARWSEGPAWFPAHQTLVWSDIPNDRMMRYDALTGQVGVFRQPARNSNGNTVDRQGRLVTCEHGGRQVTRTEHDGSVTVLASHYQGKRLNSPNDVVVKSDGSIWFTDPDYGILTDYEGDKAESEIGRCNVYRIDPQSGEVTIASDDFIKPNGLAFSPDESALYIADTGASHDPQNGPRHIRKVAVAGDGRTLGASSVFATCTNGLFDGFRFDVSGRLWTSAADGVHVYDPDGTLIGKVLVPEVVANLCFGGPKRNRLFICGTTSLYALMTHTNGAA